In Rhodamnia argentea isolate NSW1041297 chromosome 11, ASM2092103v1, whole genome shotgun sequence, one genomic interval encodes:
- the LOC115747403 gene encoding transmembrane 9 superfamily member 1, with protein sequence MVPTHRSLSLLSLVPLLLLLSPALASESDHKYQPDESVTLWVNKVGPYNNPQETYNYYSLPFCHASGNPAHKWGGLGEVLGGNELIDSQIEIKFQKNVEKVVICRLDLDEGKVKQFKDAIENSYWFEFFMDDLPLWGFVGELHPDKNSDSNKHVLYTHKSISVQYNKNQIIHASLTPENPKPLEVGKTLDMTYSVKWEPTNVAFARRFDVYLDYPFFEHQIHWFSIFNSFMMVIFLTGLVSMILMRTLRNDYAKYAREDDDLETLERDVSEESGWKLVHGDVFRPPRNLVLLSAVVGTGAQLALLVLLVILLAIVGMLYVGRGAIVTTFILCYAFTSFISGYVSGGMYSRHGGKSWIKSMILTASLFPFMCFGIGFILNTIAIFYGSLAAIPFGTMVVVFVIWAFISFPLALLGTVVGRNWSGAPNNPCRVKTIPRPIPEKKWYLTPSVVSMMGGLLPFGSIFIEMYFVFTSFWNYKVYYVYGFMLLVFLILIIVTVCVTIVGTYFLLNAENYHWQWTSFFSAASTAVYVYLYSIYYYHVKTKMSGFFQTSFYFGYTLMFCLGLGILCGAVGYLGSNLFVRRIYRNIKCD encoded by the exons ATGGTTCCCACCCACcgatccctctctctcctctctctcgttcctctcctcctcctgctctccCCCGCTCTCGCCTCCGAGTCAGATCACAAG TATCAGCCAGACGAGTCAGTCACCCTTTGGGTTAATAAAGTTGGCCCGTACAACAACCCCCAAGAAACATACAATTATTACAGCCTCCCATTTTGCCATGCTTCTGGAAATCCTGCACATAAGTGGGGTGGTCTTGGTGAGGTCCTTGGTGGAAATGAACTCATCGATAGCCAGATTGAGATAAAGTTTCAAA AGAATGTGGAGAAAGTAGTCATTTGCCGACTTGATCTTGATGAAGGGAAGGTCAAACAATTCAAGGATGCTATTGAGAATAGTTATTGGTTTGAATTCTTTATGG ATGATCTGCCTTTATGGG GTTTTGTTGGTGAACTGCACCCTGATAAGAACAGTGATAGCAATAAGCACGTACTATACACTCATAAAAGCATCAGTGTTCAATACAACAAAAATCAG ATTATTCATGCTAGTCTGACGCCAGAGAATCCGAAGCCCTTGGAAGTTGGAAAGACACTTGACATGACATACTCTGTCAAATGGGAACCAACTAATGTTGCTTTTGCACGACGTTTTGATGTTTATTTGGATTACCCTTTCTTCGAGCATCAG ATACATTGGTTTTCTATCTTCAATTCATTCATGATGGTGATATTCCTAACTGGCTTGGTGTCGATGATCTTGATGCGGACTCTGAGAAATGACTATGCAAAATACGCaagggaagatgatgatctGGAGACTCTG GAAAGGGATGTGAGTGAAGAGTCTGGCTGGAAACTTGTCCATGGCGATGTTTTTCGGCCTCCACGTAATTTAGTACTGCTGTCAGCTGTGGTTGGCACTGGTGCTCAGCTTGCACTACTTGTGCTCCTTGTCATATTGTTGGCGATTGTTGGAATGTTATATGTTGG GAGAGGAGCAATTGTTACAACTTTTATCCTATGTTATGCCTTCACCTCCTTTATTTCTGGTTATGTTAGCGGTGGAATGTACTCACGTCATGGCG GTAAAAGTTGGATCAAGTCGATGATCCTCACAGCATCTTTATTCCCATTTATGTGCTTTGGAATTGGCTTCATCCTCAATACCATTGCTATATTCTATGGGTCTTTAGCAGCAATTCCTTTTGGTACTATGGTAGTGGTTTTCGTTATCTGGGCATTCATCTCATTCCCCCTGGCTCTCCTTGGAACGGTCGTAGGAAGAAACTGGAGTGGGGCTCCGAACAACCCATGTCGTGTGAAAACTATTCCTCGACCCATTCCTGAGAAGAAGTGGTACTTGACACCCTCTGTGGTATCGATGATGGGAGGATTGTTACCCTTTGGCAGCATATTTATCGAGATGTACTTTGTCTTCACTTCTTTCTGGAATTACAAG GTGTACTATGTGTATGGATTTATGCTGCTTGTTTTCCTAATTCTCATCATTGTTACTGTTTGTGTAACAATCGTGGGCACATACTTCCTCTTAAATGCTGAGAATTATCATTGGCAGTGGACCTCGTTTTTCTCTGCTGCCTCAACCGCTGTCTATGTATACTTGTACTCAATCTATTACTACCATGTGAAGACTAAGATGTCAGGGTTCTTCCAGACCAGCTTCTATTTTGGATACACCTTGATGTTCTGTCTTGGACTGGGAATACTTTGTG GTGCTGTTGGATATCTGGGCTCGAATTTGTTTGTAAGGAGGATCTACAGAAACATCAAATGTGATTAG